The proteins below come from a single Corynebacterium cystitidis genomic window:
- a CDS encoding aromatic amino acid transport family protein, with translation MNTEISRATRNVNANQEHKDHRITLLQGVAIIFGTNIGAGILSIPYASKDGGFLTLCLALIIAGSLTSFSMLYVAEVALRTEEPFQLSGLAEKYLGELGRWLVFVAIIVNGFGALIAYASGSGNLLDSLFQIPPTIGTLIFFAVGCTIMWMGLQATGAAESAITIGMALIIGILCGWTFFGPGIKINNLLVFNPAYLIPIMNLAVFTFLAQYVVPELARGLRQDNPRAIPKAIVVGMCLTGFILALVPFAALGLLGIEVTEVITIAWGNELGPVAYYLANVFALFAILTSFIAIGFTTMRNILDIFHWPEFGWQRVVAVSCTGLIPLLIFFAGLNSFVDALTYAGGFAGAIVSIVPVFLLRVARKRGDRQPEWQATWQASSVIQVLIVVVYSCAFVFSVLSVLGFEL, from the coding sequence ATGAATACAGAAATATCTCGTGCTACGCGGAATGTGAACGCTAATCAAGAGCACAAGGACCACCGAATTACCTTGCTGCAGGGTGTGGCAATTATCTTCGGTACTAATATTGGTGCTGGAATTCTGAGCATTCCGTATGCATCGAAAGATGGCGGTTTCCTTACGTTATGTTTAGCCCTAATCATTGCCGGATCGCTTACGTCATTCTCGATGCTTTATGTGGCAGAAGTAGCGCTCCGCACAGAAGAACCGTTTCAACTCTCGGGTCTAGCGGAAAAATACCTCGGTGAATTAGGTAGATGGCTGGTTTTTGTCGCGATAATTGTGAACGGGTTTGGAGCCTTGATTGCTTACGCATCGGGCTCCGGCAATTTGTTGGATAGTCTATTCCAGATACCACCAACAATCGGTACTCTGATCTTTTTCGCTGTAGGGTGCACCATTATGTGGATGGGGCTGCAAGCGACCGGTGCTGCTGAGAGTGCTATCACTATCGGCATGGCTCTCATCATCGGAATCCTATGCGGGTGGACATTCTTTGGGCCAGGAATCAAAATTAATAATTTGCTAGTGTTCAATCCCGCCTATCTAATTCCCATAATGAACCTAGCGGTGTTCACCTTCCTCGCTCAGTATGTAGTTCCAGAGCTGGCCAGGGGATTGCGCCAAGACAATCCTCGAGCGATACCTAAAGCAATCGTCGTGGGGATGTGCCTCACTGGATTCATACTGGCCTTGGTTCCATTCGCTGCACTTGGGCTTTTGGGTATCGAGGTGACGGAGGTCATTACCATTGCGTGGGGAAATGAACTAGGGCCAGTTGCCTACTACCTTGCTAATGTCTTCGCACTGTTCGCCATCCTAACGTCGTTTATTGCTATCGGGTTTACGACGATGCGCAATATCCTGGACATCTTCCACTGGCCAGAGTTTGGATGGCAGCGGGTCGTTGCGGTGTCCTGTACGGGTTTGATCCCTTTGCTGATTTTCTTTGCAGGCCTCAATAGCTTTGTTGATGCCTTAACATACGCAGGCGGCTTCGCGGGTGCGATCGTGTCGATTGTCCCTGTCTTTTTGTTGAGGGTTGCGCGTAAAAGGGGTGATCGTCAACCTGAATGGCAAGCGACTTGGCAGGCAAGCTCAGTCATCCAGGTTTTGATCGTCGTGGTGTACTCCTGTGCCTTTGTTTTCTCAGTTCTCTCAGTTCTAGGATTCGAACTCTAA
- a CDS encoding NAD-dependent succinate-semialdehyde dehydrogenase, producing the protein MTTVDTTLPTITTNVRVGYSGHPATGNAVFEVLDPATERKLIDVADATSDDWMAALALADKAWPEWAAFATRTRSEILYDIFIAVREREEDFARTITLEMGKPIAEARGEVAYGNEYFRWFAEEAVRINGRFSQAPKGNGHIHTTYQSVGPVLAITPWNFPLAMATRKIAPALAAGCPIIVKPAAETPLTLLLLGDVISEVLQKHDAPDGVFSIIPTTDASGLSGELMADARLRKVTFTGSTPVGSILVKQSARHLQRTSMELGGNAPFVIAADADLDLVIEGAKAAKMRNGGEACIAANRFLVHEDIAKAFEQRLTTAMKGFITGHGLEEGTTLGPIITAKQRDRIAELVDEAVSQGATVKCGGKIPDTPGYFYPATVLTNVPADARIVQEEIFGPIATVTSFSDLDEAIRLANDTPFGLAAYGYSDNIHTAQRLAAELNAGMVGINRGAISDPAAPFGGIKASGFGREGGIEGIEEYLDTKYIAWQ; encoded by the coding sequence ATGACTACTGTTGACACCACCCTGCCAACGATTACCACCAACGTTCGTGTTGGATACAGCGGGCATCCCGCCACAGGTAACGCAGTATTCGAGGTGCTAGATCCCGCCACCGAGCGCAAGCTTATCGATGTCGCTGATGCCACTTCTGATGACTGGATGGCTGCCTTAGCCCTTGCAGACAAGGCGTGGCCAGAGTGGGCTGCTTTTGCTACTCGCACAAGGTCCGAGATTCTCTACGACATCTTTATCGCTGTACGTGAGCGAGAAGAGGACTTTGCGCGCACAATAACTTTGGAAATGGGCAAGCCAATCGCAGAAGCTCGGGGCGAGGTGGCTTACGGTAACGAGTACTTCCGCTGGTTCGCAGAAGAGGCTGTGCGTATCAATGGACGTTTCAGCCAGGCACCTAAAGGAAACGGCCACATTCACACCACCTACCAGTCTGTTGGACCCGTTTTGGCCATCACACCGTGGAACTTTCCGCTGGCGATGGCAACACGCAAGATTGCACCTGCGCTAGCGGCTGGCTGTCCGATCATTGTAAAGCCAGCCGCAGAAACCCCGCTCACCTTGCTTTTGCTCGGTGATGTGATCTCTGAAGTCTTGCAAAAGCATGATGCCCCTGACGGCGTTTTCTCGATCATTCCAACGACTGACGCCTCAGGCCTGTCCGGCGAACTCATGGCAGACGCACGACTCCGCAAGGTCACGTTTACCGGTTCGACACCGGTGGGCTCCATATTGGTGAAGCAGTCCGCACGGCACTTGCAGCGGACCTCTATGGAGCTCGGAGGAAACGCGCCGTTCGTCATTGCTGCTGATGCGGACCTCGACCTAGTAATTGAGGGTGCGAAGGCTGCGAAGATGCGTAACGGCGGGGAGGCGTGTATCGCGGCAAACCGATTCCTAGTTCATGAAGATATTGCCAAGGCATTTGAACAGCGACTGACTACCGCAATGAAAGGATTCATCACTGGGCACGGACTTGAGGAAGGCACCACCCTCGGCCCCATCATTACGGCGAAGCAGCGTGATCGCATTGCTGAGCTTGTCGACGAGGCTGTGTCTCAAGGCGCTACCGTGAAGTGCGGTGGCAAGATCCCCGATACCCCAGGATACTTCTACCCAGCGACTGTACTGACGAATGTGCCCGCTGACGCTCGGATTGTCCAAGAGGAGATCTTCGGGCCCATTGCTACTGTGACTTCGTTTAGTGATCTGGACGAGGCCATCCGCCTTGCCAATGACACCCCATTCGGCCTGGCTGCTTACGGTTACTCGGACAACATTCACACAGCACAACGTCTGGCTGCAGAGTTGAACGCCGGAATGGTGGGTATAAACCGTGGCGCAATATCCGATCCAGCAGCGCCCTTTGGCGGAATTAAGGCCTCCGGCTTCGGACGTGAGGGCGGAATCGAAGGCATCGAAGAATATTTGGACACCAAATACATCGCCTGGCAGTAA
- a CDS encoding PucR family transcriptional regulator: MPPVIDTLLPFEWLFAQSALELRSVVHTTAGFTAIHPTEMMDPSPYILPGSIVLTTGITWTGSPTTIEDYVHRLHNAGTIGIGFGTEVAVDKVPATLISSCRALGLGLFEVPLHVPFVSIQSTAFDERERRRNRSRTRLNKLHSTLAAEAASSGLPGLVAEASSHLNCSIAVADPSGDIVAMEDPHGLHQTLADALLPNTSFAKVSLHLATITTRTAVGNVVAAAAPSSFSTFDRAVLTYAAELCDVLSYKTDSTDGNLAVANVIAPDLALPLALRELESFLNSAHVRVCGIEATSPVALEESLAKMPYPTLRASDTEALVLTPPDAEVVPQRQVRAAISRSCPLSDITPSLAEFILDVARSARAGSVISPQETADSWVTGTSFRDLLTSHVNAQVTQLDEAGLATHLVSFLRHDGNIAAAADELNIHRHTMRSRLTAINTVLGSDIRDPIVKSQWTVAMTALGRL; encoded by the coding sequence ATGCCTCCGGTCATTGACACACTTCTTCCCTTCGAGTGGCTTTTCGCTCAAAGCGCCCTTGAACTGCGCAGCGTGGTGCACACGACCGCCGGTTTCACCGCTATTCACCCCACCGAGATGATGGACCCAAGCCCCTACATCCTTCCTGGTTCTATCGTGCTCACCACAGGCATCACATGGACCGGAAGCCCCACTACCATTGAGGACTACGTTCACCGGCTTCATAATGCTGGAACTATCGGCATCGGGTTTGGCACCGAGGTAGCTGTTGACAAGGTCCCTGCCACGCTCATATCCTCGTGCCGCGCACTAGGCCTTGGTCTCTTTGAGGTCCCACTGCACGTTCCCTTCGTCTCCATTCAGTCCACAGCCTTTGACGAGCGGGAACGTCGGCGTAATCGCTCACGCACCCGGCTTAATAAGCTCCACTCAACGCTGGCCGCCGAAGCAGCATCGTCCGGCCTTCCCGGACTTGTGGCAGAAGCCTCCTCTCACCTGAATTGTTCGATTGCTGTAGCGGATCCCTCTGGAGACATCGTGGCTATGGAAGATCCGCACGGCCTCCACCAGACGCTTGCCGACGCGCTGCTCCCCAACACATCTTTCGCTAAGGTCTCATTACATCTGGCAACAATTACGACACGCACCGCCGTTGGCAATGTGGTCGCTGCCGCCGCGCCAAGCAGCTTTTCCACCTTCGACCGCGCAGTGCTCACTTATGCCGCTGAACTGTGCGATGTTCTCTCTTACAAGACTGACAGCACTGACGGCAATCTAGCCGTGGCTAATGTGATAGCACCCGACCTCGCCCTTCCACTAGCGCTCCGCGAGCTGGAGTCCTTTCTGAACAGTGCACATGTTCGAGTGTGCGGAATCGAAGCTACAAGCCCAGTGGCATTGGAGGAGTCGCTCGCCAAGATGCCCTATCCTACGTTGCGCGCCTCTGACACAGAAGCACTTGTTTTGACACCGCCGGACGCAGAAGTTGTACCGCAACGCCAGGTCAGAGCCGCTATCAGCCGATCCTGCCCCCTCTCAGACATCACGCCGTCACTCGCCGAATTCATCTTGGACGTTGCACGTTCTGCGCGCGCCGGAAGCGTCATTTCGCCCCAGGAAACGGCCGACTCATGGGTAACGGGCACGTCATTCCGAGACCTGCTCACTTCACACGTCAACGCCCAGGTAACCCAGCTCGACGAAGCCGGATTGGCAACCCACCTTGTCTCCTTCCTCCGACACGACGGAAATATTGCTGCGGCCGCCGACGAGTTAAACATTCACAGACACACTATGCGCTCCCGATTAACTGCTATCAACACCGTGCTAGGCTCGGACATTCGTGACCCTATCGTTAAATCTCAATGGACAGTTGCAATGACTGCCCTCGGCCGGCTTTAA
- a CDS encoding TetR/AcrR family transcriptional regulator translates to MISKRGRGRPTKKVVERENIAQVALDIVSSQGYEALTMSRLAEKIGVSPSALYNHVGGKTDLYALVQDLVMSEIDVEPLRRALADEITATEAMSQWARSYRDVLAHHAPILPHIATMPIAQSPATAEQYSMVVAVLLCGGLDQRRAIPFLIALESFIFGSALDVNAPADIFAVPDRADDDPLKRAVASFASATEHVEGVVNPYAEEPFLRGLEALLGVMSAG, encoded by the coding sequence GTGATATCTAAAAGAGGGCGTGGCAGGCCGACCAAAAAAGTTGTGGAAAGGGAAAATATTGCGCAGGTAGCGCTAGATATTGTGTCGTCTCAGGGCTACGAAGCCCTCACAATGTCACGGCTGGCAGAAAAAATTGGGGTATCGCCAAGCGCGCTCTATAACCATGTGGGCGGTAAAACGGACCTCTATGCTCTGGTCCAGGATCTGGTGATGTCAGAAATCGACGTCGAGCCACTGCGACGGGCACTTGCCGACGAGATCACAGCTACCGAAGCAATGTCGCAATGGGCTCGCTCCTACCGCGATGTTTTGGCCCATCACGCGCCGATTCTTCCCCACATCGCCACGATGCCCATTGCTCAATCTCCGGCGACTGCAGAGCAATACAGCATGGTTGTGGCAGTGCTGCTTTGTGGCGGACTTGATCAGCGCCGTGCGATTCCATTCCTGATTGCCCTAGAATCGTTCATCTTTGGGTCTGCCCTGGATGTTAACGCTCCGGCCGACATCTTCGCTGTTCCCGATCGTGCCGACGATGATCCACTCAAAAGGGCAGTTGCTAGCTTTGCCTCGGCAACTGAACACGTTGAAGGGGTGGTCAACCCCTATGCTGAAGAGCCGTTCCTTCGGGGCCTCGAAGCCCTGCTCGGAGTAATGTCTGCGGGTTAA
- a CDS encoding flavin monoamine oxidase family protein, giving the protein MTQESITTLDRDVVVVGAGPSGLMTARTLKKRGLSVAVLEARDRVGGRTWNGNVVDEAGNKHFIEIGGQWISPDQTRLIDLIDELGLETFSRYRDGKSVYVDPSGERHEYEGDVFPTNDQTVAEMDQLIEKLDNLAAEIDPQHPWDHPQAAELDRVSFRSWLEDLSDNTEAIDNVSIYVASGMLTKPAHTFSALQAGLMAASAGSFSNLVDEDFILDKRVVGGMQSVSLIMADELGDDVILSSPVRSIQWASPDQSTADVTNNIPADVRNGVLHNGAPGTVTVSSDAAVVNASFAVLAVPPNLYSRISFSPPLPREQHVAHQHISMGLVIKVHAVYDSPFWREDGLSGTGFGGGRLVQEVYDNTNHEDSYGTLVGFISDIYAEEMWALPTEERKQRILQAMAIYLGPKTLEPIAFYLSDMAAEEWTRGAYATSYDLGGLSRWGHLQNEPTGPIYYSCSDIAGHGYQHVDGAVRMGEIVANQIANQVG; this is encoded by the coding sequence ATGACACAAGAAAGCATTACGACGCTTGACCGCGATGTTGTCGTCGTAGGCGCCGGCCCCTCTGGACTCATGACCGCGCGCACTCTCAAGAAAAGGGGCCTTAGCGTTGCGGTCCTCGAAGCTCGCGATCGTGTGGGGGGCCGCACCTGGAATGGCAACGTCGTCGACGAAGCTGGAAACAAGCACTTTATCGAGATCGGTGGCCAATGGATCTCCCCCGATCAAACCCGCCTCATCGACCTCATTGATGAACTTGGTCTTGAGACTTTTTCGCGCTACCGCGACGGCAAGAGCGTATACGTAGACCCTTCCGGTGAGCGCCACGAGTACGAGGGCGATGTTTTCCCCACCAATGATCAGACCGTCGCGGAAATGGATCAGTTGATCGAAAAGCTGGACAACCTTGCCGCAGAGATTGACCCTCAACACCCGTGGGACCACCCGCAGGCTGCAGAGTTGGATCGCGTCTCTTTCAGATCATGGCTTGAGGATCTGTCCGACAACACCGAAGCGATCGATAACGTTTCCATTTATGTGGCCTCCGGAATGCTGACCAAGCCTGCGCATACGTTCTCAGCATTGCAGGCGGGCCTCATGGCTGCGTCGGCAGGATCGTTTTCTAACCTGGTCGATGAAGACTTCATCTTAGACAAGCGTGTTGTAGGAGGAATGCAATCAGTCTCCTTAATCATGGCCGACGAGCTAGGAGACGATGTGATCCTCTCCTCGCCGGTTCGTTCCATCCAATGGGCTTCACCTGATCAGTCCACAGCAGACGTAACCAACAACATCCCTGCGGATGTCCGCAACGGAGTCCTACACAATGGTGCACCTGGCACCGTCACCGTATCCTCGGATGCGGCGGTAGTCAACGCTTCGTTCGCCGTTCTTGCGGTACCACCGAACTTGTATTCTCGGATTAGTTTCAGCCCGCCGCTGCCTCGCGAGCAACACGTTGCACACCAACACATCTCCATGGGCCTTGTGATCAAGGTCCATGCTGTGTATGACAGTCCGTTCTGGAGGGAGGACGGCCTGTCCGGCACCGGCTTTGGTGGTGGCCGCCTGGTCCAGGAGGTCTACGACAACACCAACCATGAAGACTCCTACGGCACCCTAGTTGGCTTCATTTCTGATATCTACGCAGAGGAAATGTGGGCGTTGCCAACCGAGGAGCGCAAGCAGCGCATACTCCAGGCGATGGCGATCTACCTTGGGCCGAAGACACTAGAACCAATCGCCTTCTATCTGTCTGATATGGCGGCTGAAGAATGGACACGTGGTGCTTATGCAACCAGCTACGATCTCGGCGGGCTATCGCGCTGGGGCCACCTGCAAAATGAACCCACCGGCCCGATCTACTACTCGTGTTCAGATATCGCCGGTCACGGCTACCAACATGTGGACGGCGCAGTCCGCATGGGAGAAATCGTAGCCAACCAAATAGCTAACCAAGTCGGCTGA
- a CDS encoding universal stress protein has translation MTLDDNGFMTWPASGKLLVGYTATDVGEDALRLGIALARGRDVSLEIVMIIPEDNVFGGVYPHQRGYGSILERQLATWLDEAAQMVPPDIHATTRLYPGDSEENGLLSSADELDCDLIIIGGRRGSIFPRFEMGSCANALLHSANRPVVLAPKNYSDEGPIARMTSFFGPQPGANNLVRHSVDRASRRGIPLRLISLYVDSESRTKQRPETVERALKEFAGPVSTTLAMDMIRRGEATAVAATGKTVEDAISGIEWHENDIAVVGSSRLAVKGRLFIGSTTTKILRHIPVPLVVIPSGYVRTYEKGDPDG, from the coding sequence ATGACATTGGACGATAACGGTTTCATGACATGGCCTGCCTCAGGCAAACTTCTTGTTGGCTATACTGCCACCGACGTAGGCGAGGACGCGCTTCGATTAGGCATCGCGTTAGCCCGCGGGAGAGACGTTTCCCTTGAGATTGTCATGATTATACCCGAGGACAACGTCTTCGGAGGTGTCTACCCACACCAACGAGGTTACGGCTCAATCCTTGAACGACAGTTGGCCACTTGGCTGGATGAGGCTGCCCAGATGGTTCCACCGGATATTCACGCGACTACCCGCCTCTACCCTGGCGATTCCGAGGAAAATGGCCTCCTATCCTCTGCTGACGAGTTGGACTGTGACCTCATCATCATCGGCGGTCGACGTGGAAGCATCTTCCCTCGATTCGAGATGGGTTCTTGCGCCAACGCACTGTTGCACTCAGCCAATAGGCCAGTCGTTTTGGCCCCGAAGAACTATTCGGATGAAGGCCCAATCGCCCGGATGACGAGTTTCTTTGGGCCACAACCCGGTGCGAACAACCTCGTGCGCCACTCCGTCGATCGAGCTTCTCGGCGTGGCATCCCGCTGCGTCTGATTTCCTTGTATGTTGACTCAGAATCCCGCACCAAGCAACGCCCGGAAACGGTAGAAAGAGCACTCAAGGAGTTCGCGGGGCCGGTCAGTACTACTCTTGCCATGGACATGATTCGGCGTGGTGAGGCCACCGCCGTTGCCGCCACCGGCAAAACTGTGGAGGACGCCATCTCAGGTATCGAGTGGCATGAAAACGACATCGCGGTGGTTGGGTCTTCCCGCCTTGCAGTGAAAGGTCGACTATTCATCGGCAGCACCACGACCAAAATCTTGCGCCACATCCCGGTTCCTTTGGTCGTCATCCCTAGCGGATACGTCCGCACTTACGAAAAAGGTGATCCTGATGGATAA
- a CDS encoding APC family permease: protein MDNGVTPTQSRKGLATNRVGLFGAVVIGISCIAPTYTLTSGLGPTISAVGTYVPAVLLLGFIPMLLVAFAYRELNNRIPDSGTSFTWATQAFGPWVGWMGGWGLIVATILVMSNLAAVAVDFFFLTIGQLTERPEIADLTNNLTVNIPVTLIFIAVAAWVSYRGLETTEKLQYILVAIQIVAIVAFDIAALRQAYNGHGFDFEPIQVNWFNPLSIGSPTLIAAGISLSIFMFWGWDVTLTMNEETKDPGKTPGRAATLTVLIIIVLYIFTALAVLSWAGTGDTGLGASNSDNQESIFAALSYPVMGKASILIYLAVLASSFASLQSTMVGPARTLLAMGHYRALPPMFSKISPQFKTPSTATFVSAIAAGAFYTVTRLLSENALWDTIATLGLMICFYYGITAVACIWFFRKELFSSAHNIVYKFMFPALGGGFLLLMFVITAIDSMNPEYGSGTSLFGVGTVFVLGLGILGIGVILMLFTRLRHPAFFRGETLRREESTTFTSKEKELYS from the coding sequence ATGGATAACGGAGTCACCCCCACACAATCGAGGAAAGGTCTCGCAACAAATCGCGTTGGACTCTTTGGCGCAGTAGTCATCGGCATCAGCTGCATAGCACCGACTTATACGCTGACATCGGGGCTAGGCCCGACCATCTCCGCAGTCGGAACATACGTTCCCGCAGTACTCCTTCTGGGATTCATCCCGATGCTCCTAGTCGCGTTTGCCTACCGTGAGCTCAACAACAGAATTCCTGACTCCGGTACCTCTTTTACGTGGGCTACACAGGCCTTCGGACCATGGGTCGGATGGATGGGTGGCTGGGGCCTGATAGTGGCCACCATCCTTGTTATGTCTAACCTTGCTGCAGTAGCGGTAGATTTCTTCTTCCTGACTATTGGGCAGCTAACAGAACGCCCTGAAATCGCAGACCTGACCAATAATCTCACGGTGAACATCCCAGTGACGCTCATCTTCATTGCGGTCGCTGCCTGGGTGTCCTATAGAGGTTTGGAAACAACGGAGAAACTCCAGTACATTCTCGTTGCGATCCAAATTGTGGCGATCGTTGCCTTTGACATTGCGGCCCTCCGGCAGGCATACAATGGGCACGGCTTTGACTTTGAGCCGATTCAAGTTAATTGGTTCAATCCGCTCAGTATTGGTAGCCCTACGTTGATCGCTGCGGGAATCTCCCTGTCTATCTTCATGTTTTGGGGGTGGGATGTCACACTCACGATGAACGAGGAGACAAAAGATCCCGGAAAGACTCCCGGCAGAGCAGCCACCCTGACAGTTCTTATCATCATCGTTCTCTATATTTTTACAGCGCTGGCAGTTCTATCATGGGCGGGAACAGGTGATACCGGTTTGGGTGCGAGCAACTCGGACAATCAAGAATCAATCTTCGCGGCCTTGTCCTATCCAGTAATGGGTAAAGCATCCATCTTGATCTACTTAGCGGTGCTAGCCAGCTCCTTCGCTTCACTACAGTCAACGATGGTCGGACCTGCCCGTACCTTACTAGCAATGGGACACTACCGGGCGCTTCCTCCGATGTTCTCGAAGATTAGTCCGCAGTTTAAAACACCATCGACCGCAACATTCGTCTCCGCGATCGCGGCCGGCGCTTTTTACACAGTAACCCGCCTGCTCTCGGAGAATGCCCTGTGGGACACGATTGCCACCCTCGGTTTGATGATCTGTTTCTACTACGGCATCACAGCCGTGGCCTGCATTTGGTTCTTCCGCAAGGAACTCTTCAGCAGTGCACACAACATCGTCTACAAGTTTATGTTCCCGGCCCTCGGCGGCGGATTCCTGCTTTTAATGTTTGTCATCACCGCCATTGACTCTATGAATCCCGAGTACGGCTCAGGAACTTCACTCTTTGGGGTCGGGACAGTGTTCGTTCTTGGGCTCGGCATTCTCGGCATCGGCGTCATCCTCATGCTTTTCACCCGCTTACGGCATCCAGCGTTCTTCCGCGGCGAAACACTACGCCGCGAAGAGTCCACAACATTCACTTCTAAAGAAAAGGAACTCTACTCATGA
- a CDS encoding NAD-dependent succinate-semialdehyde dehydrogenase, with the protein MSNQYRIQNPVTNEIVASYDSATDAEIQSAIDAATRAYTSWSSFPMEKRSAIMHKVAALFDKRKEELAGIAAEEMGKPLSEGVEEVEFAAQIIDYYATNGPEFSSEQTIPTSDGAIAKLRRLPIGPLLGVMPWNFPYYQIARFVGPNLVLGNTVLLKDAEICPRSALAVQEIMDHAGVPAGVYTNIFANHDQVATIIADPRVQGVSLTGSERAGAIIGALAGQHLKKSVLELGGSDPYIVLDSDNVADAAKTAFQTRMYNTGQACNSNKRLIIMDDIYDAFIEQLINLAGEMKPGTPAEADGLTTYSPLSSREAAENLRQQLDRAESAGATIHVGGELADSGAYLSPAVVTGIPQGSDVYYKEFFGPVIVAYKVSSDKEAIELANDSQFGLGGAVFSSDEDRARAVAERLHVGMTNVNTPAGEGAGLPFGGVKRSGFGRELGPLGMDEFVNKQLYYIQR; encoded by the coding sequence ATGAGCAACCAATACCGCATTCAAAATCCAGTTACCAACGAGATCGTTGCATCCTATGACAGCGCCACTGATGCAGAGATTCAGTCAGCTATTGACGCAGCCACTCGCGCCTACACGTCCTGGTCCTCTTTTCCAATGGAGAAGCGCAGCGCGATCATGCACAAAGTAGCAGCACTGTTTGATAAGCGCAAGGAAGAGTTGGCCGGCATCGCCGCTGAGGAAATGGGCAAGCCTTTATCCGAAGGGGTCGAAGAGGTGGAGTTCGCGGCACAAATCATTGACTACTACGCCACTAACGGTCCTGAGTTTTCCAGTGAGCAGACCATCCCTACTAGCGACGGGGCCATCGCAAAACTGCGCCGTTTACCCATCGGTCCCCTTCTCGGTGTCATGCCGTGGAACTTTCCCTACTATCAGATCGCCCGTTTTGTTGGCCCGAACTTGGTGCTTGGCAATACTGTACTACTCAAGGATGCCGAGATTTGCCCCCGTTCTGCCCTTGCTGTCCAGGAAATTATGGACCACGCCGGTGTTCCCGCAGGAGTGTACACCAATATCTTCGCCAACCACGACCAGGTGGCTACCATCATCGCCGATCCTCGTGTCCAGGGTGTCTCACTAACTGGATCGGAGCGCGCCGGAGCTATCATCGGTGCTCTCGCTGGTCAGCACTTGAAGAAGTCTGTTCTTGAGCTTGGTGGCTCGGACCCTTATATCGTTCTGGACTCCGATAATGTCGCCGATGCCGCTAAGACTGCGTTTCAGACGCGTATGTACAACACCGGCCAAGCGTGCAACTCTAACAAACGTCTGATCATCATGGATGATATCTACGACGCGTTCATAGAACAGCTGATTAACTTGGCAGGCGAGATGAAACCGGGCACCCCTGCGGAGGCAGACGGCCTAACCACCTACTCTCCACTTTCCTCCAGGGAGGCGGCTGAGAATCTGCGCCAGCAACTGGACCGTGCTGAGTCCGCGGGCGCGACCATTCATGTAGGTGGTGAATTAGCTGATAGCGGCGCCTACCTCTCCCCAGCCGTGGTTACCGGCATTCCGCAAGGCTCCGATGTCTATTATAAGGAGTTTTTCGGCCCAGTCATCGTGGCATACAAGGTGAGCTCCGACAAGGAGGCTATCGAGTTGGCCAACGATAGCCAGTTCGGCCTCGGTGGTGCGGTGTTCTCCAGTGACGAGGACCGTGCCCGCGCTGTTGCGGAGAGGCTCCATGTGGGGATGACCAACGTTAATACACCCGCCGGCGAGGGTGCTGGACTGCCGTTTGGCGGTGTGAAGCGCTCAGGTTTCGGCCGTGAGTTAGGCCCATTGGGGATGGATGAGTTTGTTAACAAGCAGCTCTACTACATTCAGCGCTAG
- a CDS encoding DUF6290 family protein: MPSSTLSIRIDDEDKKLIADYATTMNVSVGEFVRRAALEKSKTNSTLQSGTKQNANTKQTLKRLL, from the coding sequence ATGCCATCATCAACTCTGTCCATCCGCATCGATGATGAAGATAAGAAACTGATCGCTGACTACGCCACGACGATGAACGTTTCAGTAGGCGAGTTCGTGCGGCGCGCTGCGCTGGAAAAATCGAAGACGAACTCGACCTTACAATCTGGGACAAAGCAAAACGCGAATACGAAGCAGACTCTGAAACGCTTACTTTAG
- a CDS encoding type II toxin-antitoxin system RelE family toxin produces MTRYSLRFTKRADKQLSKLDPGVRRIILAWLRKYVSDSTNPREHGKVLSGDRAGSWRYRVGNYRILCEINDNQAIVLAIEIGHRREVDK; encoded by the coding sequence ATGACTCGGTATAGCTTGAGATTCACCAAGCGGGCAGACAAACAACTCTCAAAATTGGACCCGGGCGTCCGACGCATCATCCTCGCATGGCTGCGCAAATACGTTTCTGACAGCACGAACCCACGCGAACACGGTAAAGTGCTCTCTGGCGACCGTGCAGGAAGCTGGCGATACCGTGTCGGGAACTACCGCATTCTGTGCGAAATCAACGACAACCAGGCTATTGTATTGGCGATCGAGATTGGACACCGTCGAGAGGTTGACAAATAA